Proteins from one Rhodothermus sp. genomic window:
- a CDS encoding class I SAM-dependent methyltransferase produces MRYDPVKDQLGRIFGRHPLLQRLFFALLHLVFLRSWYVRRALRRIFAGWSGNRQVRVLDAGTGFGQYAYYIARRYPQAEVVGVDLKADYLEQAQRFVAQTPVADRVRFVQDDLTCLQTEGPFDLILAVDVLEHIEDDLAVLRNFARVLCPGGYVVINTPSDQGGSDVRTPGQQSFIEEHVREGYSREQLEARLQAAGLQPVESHYSYGPLGSLAWRLLIKYPMLVLNRSRLAYPLLPLYYLVVLPVGLVLHALDLARENRTGTGLLVVARKPDG; encoded by the coding sequence ATGCGCTACGATCCGGTCAAAGATCAGCTGGGACGGATTTTCGGACGTCATCCGCTTTTGCAGCGGCTATTTTTTGCCCTCCTGCATCTGGTTTTTCTGCGCAGTTGGTATGTACGGCGTGCGCTGCGTCGCATTTTTGCCGGATGGTCGGGGAACCGGCAGGTACGCGTACTGGATGCAGGGACAGGTTTTGGCCAGTACGCCTACTACATCGCCCGACGGTATCCGCAGGCCGAGGTGGTCGGTGTCGATCTCAAGGCTGACTATCTGGAGCAGGCTCAGCGCTTCGTGGCGCAGACGCCGGTGGCCGACCGTGTGCGTTTTGTACAGGACGACCTGACCTGTCTACAGACGGAAGGGCCGTTTGACCTGATCCTGGCGGTGGATGTCCTGGAGCATATCGAAGACGACCTGGCCGTGCTCCGTAACTTCGCACGCGTGTTGTGCCCCGGAGGCTATGTAGTGATCAACACGCCTTCGGATCAGGGCGGCTCCGATGTGCGAACTCCCGGCCAACAGAGCTTTATCGAAGAACACGTGCGCGAGGGGTACAGCCGGGAGCAACTGGAGGCGCGGCTGCAGGCGGCCGGCCTGCAACCCGTCGAAAGCCACTACAGCTACGGCCCCTTGGGATCGCTGGCCTGGCGATTGCTCATCAAATATCCCATGCTGGTGCTCAACCGAAGCAGGCTGGCTTACCCACTGCTTCCTCTGTATTACCTGGTCGTATTGCCTGTGGGGCTGGTGCTGCATGCGTTGGATCTGGCCCGGGAAAATCGGACGGGCACCGGTCTGCTTGTAGTAGCTCGCAAGCCGGATGGTTAA
- a CDS encoding glycosyltransferase: protein MARLVLVGPVAPYRGGIAHFTEALGQALKARGHQVTALSFRRQYPRWLFPGRQQTEPEPAVSAMSVAYVLDPLQPWTWIQAARVVQRERPDLVVFQYWMPFFALAYGVMAGQLHRGDIPTVALVHNALPHERHLLDATLSRWFLRRCRARIVLSETVAHQLTKLGLTVDAQLVHPVDFRYGPVRPRAVARQRLGLPSEAPVLLFFGFVRRYKGLDVLLEAMPLVRMALPDVQLLVAGEFYEPADRYRARIRALDLSSCVQLHDRYIPESEVAWYFSAADLIVQPYLSATQSGVVPMAFHFERPVVVTAVGGLPEVVPHEVAGFVVPPGNTAALAEAIVRFFREGWAERLTEGVRLLRVRYSWAPLCETLEQMLSD from the coding sequence ATGGCCCGTCTTGTACTGGTCGGTCCGGTGGCTCCCTATCGTGGAGGAATTGCGCATTTCACCGAAGCCCTGGGGCAGGCGTTGAAGGCGCGTGGCCATCAGGTAACGGCATTGAGTTTCCGGCGGCAGTATCCTCGATGGCTTTTTCCGGGACGGCAGCAGACCGAGCCGGAGCCTGCCGTGTCGGCCATGTCGGTTGCCTATGTGTTGGATCCGCTTCAACCCTGGACCTGGATTCAGGCAGCTCGTGTAGTACAGCGAGAGCGGCCGGATCTGGTCGTGTTTCAATACTGGATGCCTTTTTTTGCGTTGGCTTATGGGGTGATGGCCGGCCAATTGCATCGAGGAGACATTCCCACGGTGGCCCTGGTGCACAATGCGCTGCCCCATGAGCGCCACCTGCTTGATGCTACGCTCAGCCGCTGGTTTCTACGCCGGTGCCGTGCGCGCATCGTGCTGTCGGAGACTGTAGCCCATCAGCTCACAAAGCTGGGACTAACGGTAGATGCGCAGCTGGTGCATCCTGTTGATTTTCGCTATGGTCCTGTGCGCCCTCGTGCAGTAGCCCGCCAGCGGCTGGGGCTGCCGTCCGAGGCTCCGGTGCTGCTATTCTTCGGGTTTGTGCGACGCTATAAAGGGCTGGACGTGCTGCTGGAAGCGATGCCGCTGGTTCGGATGGCGCTGCCGGATGTGCAGCTCCTGGTGGCGGGCGAATTCTACGAACCGGCGGATCGCTATCGGGCACGCATCCGGGCGCTGGATCTGTCGTCGTGTGTGCAGTTGCACGATCGCTACATTCCTGAATCGGAGGTTGCCTGGTACTTCTCTGCAGCAGATCTGATCGTGCAACCCTATCTTTCGGCTACGCAGAGCGGTGTTGTGCCTATGGCCTTTCATTTTGAACGACCCGTGGTCGTAACGGCTGTGGGAGGGCTTCCAGAAGTGGTTCCCCATGAGGTGGCCGGCTTTGTGGTGCCGCCAGGCAACACCGCAGCGCTGGCCGAAGCCATCGTGCGGTTCTTTCGAGAGGGCTGGGCGGAGCGCCTGACGGAAGGCGTACGCCTCCTGCGCGTACGTTATAGCTGGGCGCCGCTGTGTGAGACATTGGAACAGATGCTGTCCGACTGA
- a CDS encoding glycosyltransferase family 2 protein produces the protein MTPELSIVVPVYDEAASLPELAQEIRTVCEAHGYHFEVWFVDDGSQDDSWTVIKRLHAEDPRFAGVRLRRNYGKSAALAVGFERAKGRYVVTLDADLQDDPAEIPALINLLEAGYDLVSGWKKQRQDPPSKTIPSRFFNFVTRKLSGIPLHDFNCGLKAYRREVVKTVRVYGELHRYIPLLAYWEGFTRITEKPVRHRPRKYGRTKFGLERFVRGFLDLITVLFLTRFMSRPMHFFGTFGVLAFLAGFGISLWLSLEKLLWHRPLTNRPLLLLGVLMILVGVQMFTIGLLGELIIRERMERTPTYQVVEERPPELVRTV, from the coding sequence ATGACGCCCGAGCTGAGCATTGTGGTGCCCGTCTATGACGAGGCCGCTTCACTCCCGGAGCTGGCCCAGGAGATCCGTACCGTCTGCGAAGCGCACGGCTACCACTTTGAGGTGTGGTTCGTGGATGACGGTTCGCAGGACGACTCCTGGACGGTTATCAAACGCCTGCACGCCGAGGATCCCCGTTTCGCAGGGGTGCGCCTGCGTCGCAACTATGGCAAAAGTGCGGCCCTGGCTGTGGGCTTCGAACGGGCGAAGGGGCGTTATGTGGTTACGCTCGACGCCGATCTGCAGGACGACCCCGCTGAAATTCCGGCGCTGATCAACCTGCTGGAGGCAGGCTACGACCTGGTCAGTGGCTGGAAAAAGCAGCGGCAGGATCCCCCCAGTAAAACCATTCCCAGCCGCTTTTTTAACTTTGTCACCCGAAAGCTTTCAGGGATTCCGCTTCACGACTTTAACTGCGGGCTGAAAGCCTACCGACGCGAAGTGGTGAAGACCGTACGTGTCTACGGTGAGCTGCACCGCTACATTCCGCTGCTGGCTTACTGGGAGGGATTTACACGGATTACTGAAAAGCCCGTGCGCCATCGACCTCGGAAGTACGGCCGCACGAAGTTTGGGCTGGAACGCTTTGTTCGGGGATTTCTGGACCTGATCACCGTGCTTTTCCTGACCCGTTTTATGTCGCGGCCCATGCACTTTTTCGGAACATTTGGTGTGCTGGCGTTTCTGGCAGGTTTTGGCATCAGCCTGTGGCTCTCTCTTGAAAAACTGCTCTGGCATCGGCCCCTTACGAACCGGCCTCTGCTATTGCTGGGGGTGCTGATGATTCTGGTCGGGGTACAGATGTTCACTATAGGACTGCTCGGGGAACTCATCATTCGCGAGCGTATGGAGCGGACTCCTACTTATCAGGTAGTTGAAGAACGTCCGCCGGAGCTCGTGCGAACCGTCTGA
- the gyrB gene encoding DNA topoisomerase (ATP-hydrolyzing) subunit B, with product MHTRPAEASNYVASNIQILEGLEAVRKRPAMYIGDVGIRGLHHLVYEVVDNAIDEAMAGYCDRIAVTINEDGSITVEDNGRGIPVDEHPTEKRSALEVVMTTLHAGGKFDKSTYKVSGGLHGVGVSCVNALSRKLVATVRRDGYVWRQSYAYGKPTSPVERVRPMQQEEETGTIVQFWPDPTIFKTVEFRFDTLAERLRELAYLNRGVRISIEDRREEDEALRYEEYYFEGGLVEFVQYLDETRTPIHDEVIYIAGEADHVVVEVALRYNDGYAENVLSFVNNINTHEGGTHVAGFRTALTRTLKVYAEKNHLLKNFKGELSGEDFREGLTAVLSVKVPEPQFEGQTKTKLGNSEVQGIVAGIVSEHLSRWLEDHPREARRILEKVILAAQARVAARKARELVQRKNALNGSSLPGKLADCASRDPSKCELFLVEGDSAGGSAKQARDRAFQAILPLRGKILNVEKARLDKILENEEIRNIVTALGTGLTTIEENFDLSKLRYHRIIIMTDADVDGAHIRTLLLTFFYRQLRPLVEGGYIYIALPPLYRVKVGKTVRYAWSDEELRQLVEEMTDGQPQRAAIQRYKGLGEMNPEQLWETTMNPETRILQQVTIEDAAAADRIFSILMGDAVEPRRKFIERNARYATLDV from the coding sequence GGTTCGCAAGCGGCCCGCCATGTACATCGGGGATGTAGGCATTCGTGGCCTGCATCACCTGGTCTATGAAGTAGTTGATAATGCGATCGATGAGGCGATGGCGGGCTACTGCGACCGCATTGCCGTCACGATCAATGAGGATGGCTCGATCACGGTCGAAGATAACGGCCGTGGGATTCCGGTCGATGAGCATCCGACCGAAAAACGGTCGGCGCTTGAGGTGGTGATGACCACGCTGCATGCGGGTGGTAAGTTCGACAAAAGCACGTACAAAGTTTCGGGCGGGCTGCATGGCGTGGGTGTTTCCTGTGTAAATGCGCTTTCGCGCAAGCTGGTCGCGACGGTACGCCGCGACGGATACGTCTGGCGCCAGAGCTACGCCTATGGCAAGCCGACTTCGCCTGTTGAGCGCGTACGTCCGATGCAGCAGGAGGAAGAGACAGGCACAATCGTGCAGTTCTGGCCAGATCCGACCATCTTCAAGACGGTCGAGTTTCGGTTTGATACGCTGGCCGAACGACTGCGAGAGCTGGCCTACCTGAATCGCGGCGTGCGTATCTCCATCGAAGACCGACGCGAGGAGGATGAGGCGCTTCGGTATGAGGAGTACTACTTTGAGGGCGGATTGGTCGAGTTTGTCCAGTATCTTGATGAGACGCGTACACCCATTCACGACGAGGTTATCTACATTGCCGGCGAGGCTGATCATGTGGTCGTGGAGGTAGCGCTGCGGTACAACGATGGCTACGCGGAGAATGTGCTTTCGTTTGTGAACAACATCAATACGCACGAAGGCGGGACGCATGTGGCCGGATTTCGGACGGCGCTCACGCGTACGCTCAAGGTCTATGCGGAAAAGAACCACCTGCTGAAAAACTTCAAAGGTGAACTGTCTGGCGAGGACTTCCGCGAAGGGCTGACCGCTGTTCTCTCTGTCAAAGTGCCGGAGCCCCAGTTTGAAGGTCAGACCAAAACAAAGCTGGGCAATTCAGAGGTACAGGGGATTGTGGCGGGAATCGTTTCAGAGCACCTGAGCCGATGGCTGGAAGACCATCCTCGGGAGGCCCGGCGTATTCTGGAAAAAGTGATTTTAGCGGCACAAGCCCGCGTAGCCGCTCGCAAAGCCCGGGAGCTGGTGCAGCGTAAAAACGCGCTTAACGGTTCCAGTCTGCCCGGTAAGCTGGCCGATTGTGCGTCGCGCGATCCATCAAAATGCGAGCTGTTTCTGGTGGAAGGTGATTCGGCCGGAGGTAGTGCCAAGCAGGCCCGCGATCGAGCGTTCCAGGCTATCTTGCCACTGCGTGGAAAGATTCTGAACGTTGAGAAAGCTCGACTCGATAAAATCTTGGAAAACGAGGAGATTCGGAACATTGTCACGGCGCTGGGTACCGGGCTGACCACGATTGAAGAGAACTTTGACCTGAGTAAGCTCCGTTATCACCGTATTATCATCATGACAGATGCGGATGTGGATGGTGCCCACATCCGCACGCTGTTGCTGACGTTCTTTTACCGCCAACTCCGGCCCTTGGTCGAAGGCGGCTACATTTACATTGCGTTGCCGCCGCTGTATCGCGTGAAGGTTGGAAAGACCGTACGGTATGCCTGGAGCGACGAGGAGCTGCGCCAGCTCGTGGAAGAAATGACAGATGGCCAGCCTCAGCGTGCGGCTATTCAACGTTACAAAGGACTCGGCGAGATGAATCCAGAGCAGCTCTGGGAGACGACCATGAACCCGGAGACGCGCATCCTGCAGCAGGTGACCATTGAGGATGCGGCAGCGGCCGACCGGATTTTCTCGATTCTTATGGGCGATGCCGTAGAGCCTCGCCGGAAGTTTATTGAGCGGAATGCCCGCTACGCGACGCTTGATGTCTGA